The nucleotide window ATCATATTTTTCCCCCCTAGATATGGGGAGATTGTTGATGTTAATCTTGTTAGAGACAAGGGAACTGGGAAATCAAAAGGCTTCTCGTTTATTGCGTATGAGGATCAGAGAAGTACAAATCTTGCTGTAGGTTGGTCCTCTCCCTCCCTTTTTATTTTAAGCAAATTGTTTTCCTCATTGATCCTTTATCAGATTCCTTATGGGTTTCAATTATGGTTTTCAAGCAGATAATTTGAATGGAGCACAAGTTCTGGGAAGAATTATAAGGGTTGATCATGTTAGTAactacaaaaagaaagaagaagaagatgaagagacgGAACGGCGGAAGAGGGAGGCCAGAGGGGTATGCCGTGCTTTTCAGAGAGGTGAATGTACCCGTGGGGCTGGATGCAAATTTTCCCATGACGAGCAGGTAATAATGAACATACCTTAAGGGAGATGGGTTTGAGTGCTTTTTAAGACGCAATGTATTTGTTTGAACGACTGCAACATCATGATTATTGCACTGATGGTTAAGTTGATATCAATGAATATTCTAAATGACTctctgctgtttttttttttttttagaaggaaaaaacTTTCATTAACCAACAGCACTATTACAATCAGAACAGAAAGGAAATCTGGACATTCACTAGAACATAAGTTGGGAACATCAGACATAAAAGCTTGCTTAGCTAGACAATCAGTAGCTTGATTAGCACACTTCTCTTAACATGACAGCACTTAACAAAGTTAAAAACAGGGAGCTCCTTCTTCGCTTGACTAATGCACAAACCAACCTCAGTGAGAGATACTGATTGAATCACCAAAACCAAGTCGCCTTCCAAAATGATAGAGCCATAGTGAAGAGTCTTAGCAAACTCCAGAGCTGCGTTTGCAGCCAGACATTCAGCAAATAGAGGATTCGAAGGGGCCAccaaaattaacaaaattaagTAGAACTACATTAAGTTTTGATACAATGTAGTTCTCGAATTCAGTTCTCCTGAAGCTTTGTATTTTCCCATCCCTTTTTTCCCTGAGATTATATAATTCTCTTGTTGCCACACTCTTCTCCTTTTCACAAAGCTACTTGAAATCTGAAACATAATTGAGTTGATTACttgattcttgaattttttatgTGGAAATTGAGATGGTAAGAACTTAAATTGTAGAATATCTTATTATTCTTGAGGTGTTAGTTTATGCTTATTGTTCTTTCTATATCCAGAGAGCTGCAAACACTGGTTGGGGTTCTGAAGCTAAAAAGTGCAAGGTGGGGACATGAAAATTTCGGGGCTCTGAGGAGTGAGAAAAAGATGGAAGAAGGTTTTAGATCAGGTGATAAAGACTTGAATCTAGATTAAAGGGCCAGGAGAGGGCCTTAGAAAACTACCCTAGGGGGAGTGATAGGAGGGAAGAAACGCAATGAGGGAGGCGCAATTATGATGGCATTGAGCCCAAGTGGGGAGAAGATTTCGATAGGAGCAAAGATCATCAAAGGAGGGAGGAAAGAAGATTGAATCGCGATGATGGAGAATTTGAGCCAAAGTCCAGAGAAGATCGTTATaggagggaagagaagagaaagcaTGATGATGATGGGTTTGAGCCAAGGAGAAGAGAAGTTGATAATAGAAGGGAAGATAAAAGATCAAGACGGCACAAGTCAGAATCCTATCTACGAGAAGACCGAGATAAAAGAGGAGGCAAATGGTCAGCTCACAATAGGGATTCATTATCCTCCCATGATTGTGGAGAGAAGAATACTGATCAGTGCTGATCTGATAGATGACAATTCTAGCGATATGCAGATTGACTTCATACTCTTTGAACCTTTCAGGTTTTCTGCACTTGTGTTGTAACTATGAGAATTAATTATCACAGCAGTGTTGCAGCATGGGGGGCACTGTATTATGTTCACTTGTATCATTACGGATGGATGTTTCAGAGTTGTTGATCCCCGTTTACTGAAGAAAATactcgagagagagagagttaattCTAATTAGTGGTTAATTTCATTTCAGAATTAAAATCGGGCGCATAATGTAGAATCCATGCAACTGAATTGAAAGAAAATGCGTATACAGTCAGACTGTGAGCACCCCAGTTTGCTTCTTGAAGAATGTGTACTGCTTCACAATCTTTTGAACTTGGCAAGAGTTTCTCCGATCCTCCTCCAATCTATAGAGGTGGACACATTGTATATAGCATCACTCTTCCTCTCTTCATACACTTCATGCCATCGTGATCCTTCCTTCACCAAACAGACcaaaactaaaagaaatttGATATTCAATTGCTCAATTATTCTAACTAGGTACTGGTCTACCGGACTAAATGTCCTCATCTTTCGCGAGACGACTTCAATCATCTTGAAGGAGAAGTGCCACTTGGTGGGGTCTTTAGCAACGTAAGTGCAGTTTTACTTATTGGAAACAGTAGGCTCTGTGGAGGCACTAGGAGTCTGATAGTCCTTTGTGGCTCCGATGGCAATTTGATCAACGCGTTTTTGCTTCAAGAGAAGCTCCGATCGAAGTTCACTATTTACCTAAGATAAGAAAGGAAATGACTCCATCTCGACTTCTTAAGTAACTTTGCATTAAACCGTCATCCGATTCGATTCAACCAAAAGGTTAATTCAGTCTGCCTGAGTACTGTGAAGCCCGAGGCCGAAACAAGTATCAAAGAACTCTTGATCTCGAGATTGCGATTCCTGTGATTGCTTCATGCTCAATACTTGCAGCattgttttctgtttgtttttgctTGGAAGAGAAAAAGTTGGAAAGAAAGCTTCTGCAACGCTTCTACAAATCGAAGAACATTTTCCAATGATTTCATATGCAGAATTAAGACATGCTACCAATGATATTTCACCATCTTATCTGATTGGTGAGGGAAGTTATGGCTCTGTAAATAAAGGAATTCTGGATGGTGAAGATGGAATGGTAAGTGGCACTGAAGGTGATTACCTAACTTTTTTTTCGTATCACCCCACTCTTTTTAAGTACCTAATAAGTCGCATGAACATGTTTGACACTCTTGTTCTTATTTCGATGTCAACTGCAGATCCAATCCAAGATGGGTTCTTGCAGTCTCTCCCTTGCATGGCCTTTTTCATCCAATTTTGAAGGAGAATTTTTCAGCAGTTGTGATGTTTTGGTGACTGAAGCTGCTTGGTTTGCTTGATCTAGGAGAGAGGAGGAAGAGATGGGTGAAGAAGACGGGGTATTATTGTCAGTTCATTTAAAATCAAGGATATTATTAGAAAATGGTGTCCAAATGGTttgaaaattgttcaaattaaGACCATTTGAAAAGGATCATATTATTGTCAAGATATTATCTCGGCTTTTGGGATCGAAAAACGTCGTTTGTTTGAGCTTCACAATACATTATTCAAGAACCATAAATTGTTGACAAATATTGTGTGCCAAAAGGGCACATTATGtctttaattttatattagACTGACGGTAATACCCCCTCAATTAGGGTACTTGCTCTAGTTATGTCAATATTTTAAATCTTAAGCTTCATATTTAAAACAAATATCTgacttgtatttttattttattaaattaatgtttattattattattttataaataatttctTATCTATTTTAATTTGTTACGCAACGATGGATCGGCGCCTAGAATCcaaggttcttaaaaccggatcggtcatcaaaccggaaaagtcttcggttcacggttcaaaAGTTCAATCGGGGTTTAAACCGGGTTCGAAtcggttttaatgtaatgaattatttatatatatatttatattatatgcatataatatgtaagaaaacttcataaaaatacaatatattcaaataaaataccattttaaacaaagaaaatctcataacCTAGTggttaaagtttttttttaatgaacaaaaggtcatgagttcaagccttacaaataacaaaatttcaaaaatattttattaactttaataaatgaccgaaccggtcaaaaccggcccgattctgaccggttcaaccgaaaatatcccggttcatcaaTCATCGGTTCTGACATCTCAACCGGACgggacaagtggccggtcaccggttggaccggccggtccggtccggttttcaaaaccttgctaGAATCCATCGGGACCACTGGGCATTATTGGGCTGTGATGTCATGTTATGTACAAAGACCACAGGAACTTCAGCCACTATGCTCCATCTCCACTGTGATACTAATCTGAAAGATGAAGTCTGAGCTCATTTTCGTGCCTGTCCCTGGGCCTACTCACCTGGTGTCCACCATTGAATTCGCAAAGCTTCTCCTAGATCGCGATGACCAAATATGCATAACCATCCTCTTAATGAAGGTCTCCCTTGAGGATATCAGCACATCACTCACCGACTCAAATCCTCGCATCCAACTCGTTAGGCTTCCTCAACTAGAACCTCCTCCAGCAGATCTTTTGAGAAAGTCCTTTGAAGCCTATTTTACGACCTTTGTAGAGAGTCACGTAGAACTTGTCCGGACCATCGTCTCAGAGATTGTTTCTTCCCGATCTGAGTCCGACTCTGTCCGAGTCGTTGGGTTGGTGGTCGATTTCTTCTGTGTGTCAATGATCGATGTCGCCAAAGAACTGGATCTTCCTTCTTATATTTTCTTGACCACAAATGCGGGATTCTTGAGTCTCATGCTGTATTTACCAACTCGTCACAGCGAGAACAGCTCCGAGTTTCATGACTCGGATCCGGAGTTACTGATCTCCGGGTTTGTCAACCCGGTTCCCCCGCGAGTTCTACTTGAAGCTGTGCACAACAAGGACGGTGGTTATGCTGCTTTCGTTAAGCTTGCTCAGAAGTTCAAGGAAGCCAAGGGTATAATAGTAAATACATTTACCGAGCTCGAGCCAACTATGCTCAACTCATTTTCCGCTAGTGGAACCGGAACCCCATCTGTCTACCCGGTCGGACCGATTGTTCAAACCAAGGGAATTCCTAACTCTGATTTGGATCGGGTTCAGTGTGAGAAGATGATGAAATGGCTCGATGGTCAGCCTGATTCTTCGGTAGTGTTCCTCTGTTTTGGTAGTATAGGTGGGTTTGGTGCACCCCAAGTGAAGGAATTGGCGCTTGGGCTTGAGAATAGTGGGCTCAGATTTTTATGGTCCTTGAGATTGCCTAGGCCCCTTAATGAAGAGCCAGGGTCAGGTCCTTACACCAAGCCGGAGGAGATGTTGCCGGATGGATTCTTGGACCGGATCGAAGGAAAAGGATTGATATTATCCGGTTGGGTTCCGCAGATGGCGGTCCTGAGCCACAAGGCAGTGGGTGGTTTCGTGTCCCATTGTGGGTGGAACTCAATTTCGGAGAGCTTGTGGTGTGGTGTACCTATAGCCACGTGGCCTCTATATGCAGAGCAAAAGCTTAATGCGTTTATAATGGTGAAAGAGTTGGGATTAGCAGTGGAGTTGAGGGGAAATCGTGATCTGGTGATGGCAGATGAGGTTGAGAGAGCCGTCAGATGCTTGATGGATGGTGATAACGAGGTGAGGGAAAAGGTGAGGAGAATGAGTGAGATGGCCAAGAATGCTGTGATGGAGGGTGGATCATCCTTCAATTCACTAGGACTACTAATTAAGGACATGACAAGCTGCGTTTAACAACACTAGGGTATGAATTCAATTGCTTCTGTAATATTTGTATGTGCTTCCCTTTTATTTATGTGAGAGAATTTGTATGTGTGCTTTTAGTCACAAATCTCCAATATTATAGCATCCTGATCTGAATCTGAATCTGATTcatcccatttaaaaaaaaaaatcataaatccaTAATGTCCCGGCAAACGAATTCAACGAAGTATttttattcaaacaaaaatcaaatttaacatgaaaaatatataacaaTTCTACACCATCGATAAACTCAAAAACGTTCGATATTTCAATCGCTATAATCTATACATTGACTCTATGGATTTTCTGTATCTACTGTATATTAGTAATTCAATATGCAGCAATTTCTAATTCTTTATTTACTTGGGCTTCACGAAGATTAATTAAAAAGTTATGTAAGATCAAGTAAAAACTCGGCAAATCCGTTAACCGAAGGTCTTAGTAGAGACATAGTAAGGACAACAACAATAGGAATGGGGCTAAAACCTTTATGATTTGATCACCAGTGATGAAAACTCAGCCTTATTTAGTACATGACTAATTTCAAGGTTTAATGGGTAATAACAAGTTACTGTTATGTGATAGAAAAACACTGATAATGAGCCCAAGGAATCAGTGTTGGTTGCTACGATTAGGAGGATGGGTTTTATACTCTTAGTGAAGTTAACTTTAAAAGAGATGTCTTAAAACAGCGAGAGACATATTTAGAACTTCACCTATGTAAGGATGGGTTTTATACTCTTAGTGAAGTTAACTTTAAAAGAGATGTCTTAAAGCAGCAAGAGACATATTTAGAACTTCACCTATGTAAACATTAAAGTGGTGCCGCTTTTAATAAGAATTTAGGTTTATTCTTATAAATGTTTATGAAACCAGGATGAAGCACATGGCCAAAATAGTGCTACACATTTTAGGTTTCTCAtcgaaaacaaaataaacaaaatagaTTTATGTGTGTAATTTCTCCGGTTCTAAGATATATAAATACTGGTTTAAGCTAAGGCCACCTAGTATTTCGTTGGAGATTTGAGACATTAAACACTAACTTAAGGTTAAAATCGAGAGATACCTTGAGTTATGCATAAATCTATATGAAAAAAATTGACACACATGTATATCATCAAACTAGTGGGGGATTGTAGGATAGTTTGTTGATATTAATAGAGAGGATAATTCCATGTGATATGATGACTATCAATTTATTTTAGAGACATCCATTGATGTTCAGAATTAACTGTCTTTGCAGTTATTTACCAAAGGTTATCTCTTCCTCTAAAATATTGGAATAAACTGTTTTGACAGTTAACTTCTAAGAGTCACCATTAATGAAGGGTTGCAATCTTTTAGATTTTGTAACTACATATCACACCCCTACAGGCTCTATAAATTATCCAAGATTGAGAGTTCATGTTATCTaatcttcctctctttttctattGTCAGTTTTGTTTTACAAAGAGAAATCCAAGAAACATTTAGAATTGCTATTTGAATGTTCATAGCTTTGTTGTATCCTGGAAGGGATTTGCTAGAAACCTATTAGCAAACTAATTTTAAGTAGGGGTAAATATCTCCTTAAAGAAAGCGATTCGCACCTCAAAGCTGTGTTCTTTCTCGCTTCCACCATACAATTTTCTAGCAATTTTATTGTCTAGAACCACATTTTTAGCAATTAACATATATGTTAAAGTGAAGGAAAAATTTACTCATACAAAAAAATTGTACTAAAAAGTTCTTGAGAACAGTTGGATTCTTGTCTTTTTACTGAAAACTACTCGTCTTGCAGTCAGAATGTCTTGCCCCATTGTATAAAATAAGACGCTAAAAAAATCAAGGAATAGTTTCCGGTGGTTTCTTATTCAGAACTAAGTCATGCAACTAATGAGGTTTCAGCACCTAATATGTTCGGAGAAGGAAGCTATGGCTGTGTCTACAATTCAAGTAGCCACCAACTTTAAGGCCCTCATTCGTGAGTACATGCAGAATGGTGAAAAATGACCGTACCAAAGCAAAAACCCGACCAATATGAAGAAGCTAAAGCCTCATTCAGAAACTAGACATAGCCATTGATGTGGCTTCTGCATTGAATATCAACACTATCACAGCCAAAGCAAAGTCTGTATTGATCATGACAGATAGCCCACGATGCTGATCTCAGACAAGCAAGATTTCTATGCAACAGCCCGAATGGTGGTGTTACAAACCAAACTAGCTCAATTGGCATAAAGGGAACTGCCTGCTGGCCATGTTGCTCTTAGCAATTTTCAGAATATGTATGGAAAGGAAGACATCTATACCAGGAAATGTTACAGttatgaaattattttattgGATATATTTACACGAAGGCGACCTACTGAGGATCTGTTCAAGCACAACCATGGCCAGACTCTTCATGGAGCACTAGCTGAAAGAGTGATCAAAATTCTTGAACCTTCTCTACTACTAGAAAATACGTAGCTGACGATAATGACCATTCCATAAGTGCCAGGGACAGAAAACTAAATCAGAATCGAGGTTTGCAATAAGACATCACAGATCAAGCAGAAGTTACTTGGCAATAAGACATGAAAAGTTAAATAGAGAATTCATAATGACCTGGGTTTTCCATTGCAACTCAAGACCAATTGAGAAGAAGGCATTCTAGGCGGCAGCAATCAGCACAATCAGAGACCAAACAAGGTGTCAAAACAAGTTCACTTTCCATGATAATCCATACTTTTACTATCCATTAAACTAGAAGGCGATCTGATAATCAAGTCCACCATCCATGATAATTATTCCTTTTATTATCCATTAAACTAAAAGGCGATCTGATAAACTCAATGTGTGTGATTCGTCGAAGAATGACAAAGAATCATCAGAATCCTAATGAATTTGATTGAACAAAGCCTTACGTTAACCTATCATCAATTCAccagaaaattgaaaagaaaaacaagcaaCATCCAACTTCCAAAATAAAGCGCAATTAGACACTGATCAAATCCAATTCAAAGCATTACAGATACACAATAGCAATTGCATAAACAGATAACCATAGAAAgaccatatttaaaaaaaaacaacaaaagaaaagaaaaagcgAACCTATTTATACACGATCATCCTCTTCTGCTATCGTAATCAACAACCTCAGATTCGGTCACTGACCTCGAGTGCTGCACGATCGATCGACCAATCGAGTTGATCCactcctccttctccttctctgtATCCGCAATGAAGTACATCGTGTCATGATTGGTAGATAATTCAAAGGCGAAAGGTTTGTTCACGATATCCTCAGCACCCTTGACGGTTAGGCATTTTCCCACTTCGATCACGCCACGTGGAGCGGAGCCGCGAGTGACATCTGAGTCCTTGAACCAGACGAGCTTGCTTTGTTTCAAGACGAACCAGCGGCGTCGCCAAGTCTTGATGTAGTCTCCTTGCTTGGTAAGCCACCCGGATCGCTCCGGGTTGGACCAGAACTCGATGCCCTTGTAGTCTTCCGGGTTA belongs to Tripterygium wilfordii isolate XIE 37 chromosome 2, ASM1340144v1, whole genome shotgun sequence and includes:
- the LOC119981757 gene encoding UDP-glycosyltransferase 71K1-like; amino-acid sequence: MKSELIFVPVPGPTHLVSTIEFAKLLLDRDDQICITILLMKVSLEDISTSLTDSNPRIQLVRLPQLEPPPADLLRKSFEAYFTTFVESHVELVRTIVSEIVSSRSESDSVRVVGLVVDFFCVSMIDVAKELDLPSYIFLTTNAGFLSLMLYLPTRHSENSSEFHDSDPELLISGFVNPVPPRVLLEAVHNKDGGYAAFVKLAQKFKEAKGIIVNTFTELEPTMLNSFSASGTGTPSVYPVGPIVQTKGIPNSDLDRVQCEKMMKWLDGQPDSSVVFLCFGSIGGFGAPQVKELALGLENSGLRFLWSLRLPRPLNEEPGSGPYTKPEEMLPDGFLDRIEGKGLILSGWVPQMAVLSHKAVGGFVSHCGWNSISESLWCGVPIATWPLYAEQKLNAFIMVKELGLAVELRGNRDLVMADEVERAVRCLMDGDNEVREKVRRMSEMAKNAVMEGGSSFNSLGLLIKDMTSCV
- the LOC120007111 gene encoding pleckstrin homology domain-containing protein 1 produces the protein METLWRAATGQEPNPEDYKGIEFWSNPERSGWLTKQGDYIKTWRRRWFVLKQSKLVWFKDSDVTRGSAPRGVIEVGKCLTVKGAEDIVNKPFAFELSTNHDTMYFIADTEKEKEEWINSIGRSIVQHSRSVTESEVVDYDSRRG
- the LOC120008714 gene encoding receptor kinase-like protein Xa21; amino-acid sequence: MLNTCSIVFCLFLLGREKVGKKASATLLQIEEHFPMISYAELRHATNDISPSYLIGEGSYGSVNKGILDGEDGMIQSKMGSCSLSLAWPFSSNFEGEFFSSCDVLVTEAAWFA